TGGCAGATTCCACGCACGTTCAGGCTGGAATCGATCAGTTCAAAGTCGAACTGCTTGCAGGCATCACGCCCAGCCTGAAGAACCGGCTCATCTTCAAATTCCTCCGTTCGACCGCAGCGCACACAGACAAGGTGATGGTGGTGAATATGTTCGGCGTCGGCCAGCTCGAAACGGCTGCCACCATCACGGAGCTCCAGTTCCTGGAGAAAATCCATCTCCACCAACAACCGCAGGGTGCGATAGATGGTTGCCAGGGAGACTTTTGACTGATTGTCGACAAGCTGACGGTGGACCTCTTCCGCACTGAGATGGCTTCCGCTGCCGATCTCT
Above is a window of Synechococcus sp. BIOS-E4-1 DNA encoding:
- a CDS encoding Fur family transcriptional regulator; translated protein: MSPATSSAEATGTLKKGLHQEGRRMTPQRRLVLDLFEEIGSGSHLSAEEVHRQLVDNQSKVSLATIYRTLRLLVEMDFLQELELRDGGSRFELADAEHIHHHHLVCVRCGRTEEFEDEPVLQAGRDACKQFDFELIDSSLNVRGICQECR